ttaaaaaaataggGAAACATATATACAATTGATTTCCAAAGGACAAATATTTTGTCTTATGCATTAGACATTACATAATATGTTAAAAAGACAAGTAGATGAAATTTTCATTGCATGGTATAAGTTAAAACTTTGTAAAAGATAAGTACATAAAACTTTGTAAAAGACAAAGGGGGTACCTAGTACAACTGCATCCACACGTATGTATAAATCTTGCCCTGTATCAGAATACGTTCTTGTGTCCACCAAGTTCCCAAGCCATGTCAAACATCCAATCCCTCCCTCACTCTCATTGGCACTAGCATAAGCCATACAAGAGCAATTCCTCAAACATTGTTGCTCACACTCTGTCAGACTCAAACTCATATCTGCATGTGCTATTGAAGTATCTGGTACCTTCACATGTGCCAATTTCACGAACCCTTCTCCATTATTGCATGTAGACATTCCTTGCTTACTCACGCACCCACCCGATGCGTCTCTCAAGTACCAATCGCGGGGTGACTTGGGTTCTAACCCGGGTAAGCATGTGCACTCAAACGTGTCCCCATTATACGGGTCACAATAACTATTTGGACCACAACGCAAATATTTATCGCATGTCTCTTGTGGGGCAAACCAGTATTCGTCCCATCCTGTCTCGTGCCATATAGATAGTTGCATGGTTCCTGATTCATCCACCATTTTAGAGAATACTTTGTGGTCAATTAAACCGTATGAAATGGTGATTTCTTCTTGATTACTCACATAACTACCATTGAAGATGTAATTTGGTGTCATTTTGGGTACACCACTCCATCTTAGGCCAGTCCAAGATCCAGCACGCCATAATGGAGTTTGACCCATGTATAAGATCAACTGTGGATACCCAGTTGTAACAACTCTATATGAGTAGTTGCCGGTTCCCGGGTCATCTTTGGACTTCCAAGATGTTAGGTACCGGTTTAACCCGGTCCGCAGGTCCAACCCGAGCTTCATAAATGGAAGCATAGTATCTGTGGGATAATCAAAGCTTTGCCATACCTTTTGATTGTCTTGTTGGAGCAAAACAAGATTTCCTACTTCTAAGAGCATAGCCATGGAATTGTTTGTTGGTGAGGTTAAAGTAGAAACATTAGTGGACCAAATGGGAATGGATTGGTTTTGAGTGTGGAGTACAAGGTTTCCTTGACCGTTGATGGAAAGGACCCCGGACTTATCATAAAGAGGATTGTCTCTATTTGCAACCCACACAAtagttttttcaataatttggtGATACCAAATCCCAACGTAGCGGCGATTGGAATTTTCAGGAGTGAAAAACCCTAGTGCAAAGGTTTTTTGGTCTGAGACAAGAATTTGACCATCCTTGAGGGGTTGGTTTTGAGTAATGTTTTTAAAGGAAATGCAAATTGGGAAAACAAGTGAGAAAAGTAATAGTAATACTATATTCAAGAACAGTTTAGCAGGATTCATGTGGTTTTTCCAATGAAGACTACAGGAGTCATGAAAGTCCAAAAGGAGGGGCATGTCATGAATTATTCATGTGAGTGACTTcaatttattagtttaatagAATTCTGGCACGCCATCGGGATCCACTCCTATATTTATATTCATTTATATATGAATAATACGTGTGCCACATAAAGTGGCACTACTTGTACCATAACTCGCCACGTGGGCGAGTTGTCGCACAAGTTATGCCACACTATGTGACACTAGCATAACTCCTtacatatatatcaaaaggCTGAGGTGTAACATTTATTACTGTTATGCTTTTATTGCACCGCCTCCTCACTACGTCATTGAgcacataattattattatttttatttatcttttattaatatatttaaatatatatatatatatatatatatagagagagagagagagagagagagagagagagagagagagagagagagagagagagagagtattgattttacacattcatcttAAGCAAATTTATCATTACttataattttgtctttacatattcatctattttaatttagaatttttttttattcttttttttttacaaaaaaatataaatagattattgaCTTTACACATTCATATTGGGTGGTTTtaatattacatataattttgcttttacatattcatctactttatttagatgtttataactaaataatgaaagttttgtaactaaaaaaccaaaaacaaaacaatatctATACATATCTATACCATAGATAATAATGGaagttttgtaataaattttataaagctCTTTATGCATTAAATCTTTAGcatcttttcttatttttaggttttttttttttttttttttttttttttttttttttttttttttttttttttgcaattcttaATTTGTTCaacttttcatcttcttcaaccATTGTCTTGTTAGTTCAATCTTTCATCCCCTCCAATAATGTGTTTTTAATTCTCATTTGGTTCcttttagatttttaattttttttcctttatatctTCTTAAATTCTACAGTTTCACTTTGTTCAACCTTTCATTTACTTCCATATTAATTTtcatacaaatttatttttcttcatttccacCTCTCTCCCCTATTTCTTCCAAGTTGTCCACAACAAAAAGGTCAAtaaattctctctttctccaattttgtttctcttttggtgaattttttaattgtttcaacCACTTTTTTTCTACTAAtggttctttttgttattgttgatttaattttcacATCACATCTGTTATCTTTTTGGTAAATTTATATCGACTTTTATGCATATTTAGGTAGTTTGGCATTCCAATTTCCGATCACAAGTTCTTTTCtttattgatttgatttggattaataattagttgttttgcaagttagaatttgattttttttttttttatagtgatcaatctagatgttaaactatgagactttactaattttttgtttctttattaattctttgggggtggacaaagtactcttaatagttGTATTAAAAGCACTCTATAGTACCATTAATTCATAGAAAAGCAGAAGTtagtcaaacaaaaataatcggATGGGTGACATATTTTAGCTTTTGCAAttgtatattaattattatcattattttataataatgcatatatagaaattaaattcttaaattttgctaagaattgtttttttgataatattttttgggtGGACGAAATTGCAActtttgcaaagaaaataaccttaataggttatcaacaacaaatttttttcctaattggtccaattaatcattattaagttttattaatttttagttacatttttcagtgttttggatTATAGGGTAAAGACAATagggtttgagaaagtttgtttaaaactaaaagaataatttctaaattttatgttatttttaatgattcacaaaatattatatataagctttattaaaaaataaataattttattaacttacattttgaatttctaagaaaaaatttattgtttttattttggtatgaaagaatttatatttatttatgatttatgattgtttctctaataaataaaaatatgattatgaaatacattactttttattaaattaattcaaattgtaaaaaataaatttaattagaccatcttaaaaaaaatatcactaaCAACACGCAGGTTCGCAATTAGTTCGAATAATTACTTTCGACTCTACGAAGAGGTTTGGATTGCCATCTTGATTGTGAAACCCCTTAGACATTTTGATAGTTGTGTGATTGTCGGCTTGCTTTATTGACTTTGATGGGGTTTGTTAGCTTCTTAGCgtgaattttcaatttaaaataggGTAAGAAGAACAGACATTGTATTAGGTATCTTTCAATTAGCACACATGAGTGACGTGACATGGGGAGACCTTTTAGCCCGTCTAGCacgtaaggaaaaaaaaaacaaaaaacttaggAGGTCTAGCACGCTAGAGGAGGAGGGATAATTCAATCATTACATGCAACTAAACActtataaaattagttatt
The sequence above is drawn from the Castanea sativa cultivar Marrone di Chiusa Pesio chromosome 5, ASM4071231v1 genome and encodes:
- the LOC142636913 gene encoding G-type lectin S-receptor-like serine/threonine-protein kinase RKS1 codes for the protein MNPAKLFLNIVLLLLFSLVFPICISFKNITQNQPLKDGQILVSDQKTFALGFFTPENSNRRYVGIWYHQIIEKTIVWVANRDNPLYDKSGVLSINGQGNLVLHTQNQSIPIWSTNVSTLTSPTNNSMAMLLEVGNLVLLQQDNQKVWQSFDYPTDTMLPFMKLGLDLRTGLNRYLTSWKSKDDPGTGNYSYRVVTTGYPQLILYMGQTPLWRAGSWTGLRWSGVPKMTPNYIFNGSYVSNQEEITISYGLIDHKVFSKMVDESGTMQLSIWHETGWDEYWFAPQETCDKYLRCGPNSYCDPYNGDTFECTCLPGLEPKSPRDWYLRDASGGCVSKQGMSTCNNGEGFVKLAHVKVPDTSIAHADMSLSLTECEQQCLRNCSCMAYASANESEGGIGCLTWLGNLVDTRTYSDTGQDLYIRVDAVVLAQYAQKNGLTRKKRMLTILGVFVAVMFLLVVLVVYWLVRRKKKDKRQNAYSNSVASNSPYFEDSPSRRDLDGTTRNSNSPLFDLRTIIAATNNFSVANKLGKGGFGSVYKGLLQNGMEIAIKRLSKCSGQGIEQFKNEVALIAKLQHRNLVKILGCCIHGEEKMLIYEYLPNKSLDSFIFDETKRLSLDWGKRFEIICGIARGLLYLHQDSRLRIIHRDLKASNVLLDNTLNPKISDFGMARIVGEDQIEANTNCVVGTYGYMSPEYAMQGLFSIKSDVYSFGVLLLEIIIGKKNSAYHHDGPSSNLIGHVWDLWREGNATNIVDLLLGETYPASEVSRCIQIGLLCVQEHAIDRPTMSTIVFMLGNDTPLPSPKQPAFILQGSYNSTNRSTSEASNSVNEITISTLDGR